A section of the candidate division WOR-3 bacterium genome encodes:
- a CDS encoding T9SS type A sorting domain-containing protein codes for RYLFSPETLQVEVVANETTIVNFSLEEYSISPPFSTDFEENNGGFASGAQEPQLLWTWVDDTLPPGHSGTRYWQAIGENNMPDSKSWLYAPRIDLSSVSSALIFFYHSYYLYHDYTANVQVSPDGLQNWTTIFSCTPPNHPYDWVPTDSISLNAYAGDTIYLRFELIWPPYSRPSWWRIDDFYLLTGSGQQGVNVNEENKRFRLSLSQNIPNPVYTTTMISYVVPEKTKVNLNIYDSSGRLVNTLVDEIQNPGHYNVVWNCKDGAGKRLSSGIYFYCLRTEKGIRTRKFVLIK; via the coding sequence CGAGGTATCTTTTTTCTCCGGAAACCCTTCAGGTTGAAGTTGTAGCAAATGAAACTACAATCGTGAATTTTTCACTCGAGGAATATTCTATTAGCCCGCCGTTCTCAACGGATTTTGAGGAAAATAATGGTGGTTTTGCGTCAGGTGCTCAAGAGCCACAGCTCTTGTGGACCTGGGTTGATGATACACTACCCCCTGGTCATTCAGGAACAAGATATTGGCAAGCCATTGGCGAGAATAACATGCCAGACAGCAAGAGCTGGCTTTATGCCCCAAGAATAGATCTTTCTTCCGTTTCTTCTGCATTGATATTCTTTTACCATAGTTATTACTTGTACCATGACTATACAGCTAACGTGCAGGTATCTCCTGATGGATTGCAAAATTGGACTACAATATTTAGTTGTACTCCTCCAAATCATCCATACGACTGGGTACCTACGGATTCCATCAGTCTCAATGCTTATGCAGGTGACACCATTTATTTAAGATTTGAGCTTATTTGGCCCCCATATAGTCGTCCATCCTGGTGGCGGATAGATGACTTTTACCTTTTGACGGGTAGTGGGCAACAAGGTGTTAATGTCAACGAGGAGAATAAACGATTCAGACTATCTCTTTCGCAGAATATACCAAACCCGGTTTATACGACAACAATGATTAGTTATGTGGTGCCTGAGAAAACAAAGGTTAATTTGAATATCTACGATTCATCGGGAAGGCTTGTTAATACGTTGGTAGATGAAATTCAAAACCCTGGTCATTACAATGTAGTCTGGAATTGCAAGGATGGTGCCGGCAAGAGACTATCCTCTGGTATCTATTTTTATTGTTTAAGGACAGAAAAAGGGATCAGAACCAGAAAGTTTGTTCTGATCAAATAG